A window from Leuconostoc mesenteroides subsp. mesenteroides encodes these proteins:
- a CDS encoding SDR family NAD(P)-dependent oxidoreductase, with protein MTKQKIVLITGASSGIGYRTAEKLSTHGFKVYGTARRTERISPLSSLGVIPLEMDLTDEHSIKSAVAEVISRDGQIDILINNAGYGSYGAIENVPIEEAKKQFETNLFGLATLVQLVLPHMRHQKSGRIVNISSMAGRMTTYMGAWYHATKYALEGFSDALRMEVKPFGIDVILIEPGGIKTDWGTIAAENLRKTSVDTPYAEHALAASKRMHQLYTSNKLTDPNVVASTIVKSVMTKRPKPRYLVGYGAKLLVSLHAILPTRMFDKLIQKVV; from the coding sequence ATGACCAAACAAAAAATAGTATTAATAACTGGTGCTAGTAGCGGTATTGGGTATCGAACAGCAGAAAAATTAAGTACACATGGCTTTAAAGTTTATGGTACAGCACGTCGAACCGAAAGAATCAGTCCATTGTCTTCTTTAGGTGTTATTCCTCTTGAGATGGATTTAACTGATGAACACTCAATTAAATCAGCCGTAGCAGAAGTTATCAGTCGAGATGGCCAAATTGATATTCTAATTAATAATGCTGGATATGGTTCGTACGGTGCTATTGAAAATGTTCCTATTGAAGAAGCTAAAAAGCAATTTGAAACGAATTTGTTTGGCCTTGCTACGCTTGTTCAACTGGTTTTACCACATATGCGCCATCAAAAATCTGGTCGTATCGTTAATATTTCATCCATGGCAGGACGTATGACAACATATATGGGTGCTTGGTATCATGCCACTAAGTATGCTTTAGAAGGGTTTAGCGATGCGCTACGAATGGAAGTGAAACCATTTGGTATTGATGTCATTCTTATTGAACCAGGCGGGATTAAAACTGACTGGGGAACTATTGCTGCAGAGAATCTTCGAAAAACTTCAGTTGATACACCCTATGCTGAGCATGCTTTAGCGGCATCCAAAAGAATGCATCAACTTTATACATCTAATAAGCTGACAGATCCAAATGTAGTTGCTTCAACGATTGTAAAGTCAGTAATGACTAAACGACCAAAGCCTAGATACTTAGTGGGTTATGGTGCCAAGTTGTTGGTTAGTTTACATGCCATTTTGCCTACACGAATGTTTGATAAATTAATTCAAAAGGTTGTTTGA
- a CDS encoding 6-pyruvoyl tetrahydropterin synthase codes for MNLVGTYHLKYYIHATHAIRWENGEGEEHAHSWEIAVEFRSTNEDMIVFDKIEGSLDELFKTYSGKFLNKVEPFTTIDPTLENITKFFFTLVAKQISPMHAQLNKIEIGESPMRFYYVTRDDMSGE; via the coding sequence ATGAATTTAGTAGGAACTTATCATTTGAAATATTATATTCATGCTACTCATGCAATTAGATGGGAAAATGGTGAAGGTGAAGAACATGCACATTCTTGGGAAATAGCAGTAGAGTTCCGTTCAACTAACGAAGATATGATTGTATTTGATAAAATTGAGGGCTCTTTAGATGAGCTTTTTAAAACATATTCTGGTAAATTTCTGAACAAGGTTGAACCTTTTACCACAATAGATCCTACTTTAGAAAACATAACAAAGTTCTTTTTTACGTTAGTAGCAAAGCAGATTTCACCAATGCATGCACAACTAAATAAAATTGAGATTGGTGAATCACCAATGAGATTTTACTATGTGACCCGAGATGATATGAGCGGTGAATAG
- the xrtG gene encoding exosortase family protein XrtG, which translates to MSIFLLISGVIWLYALSVFKRANLPAFYFIVGSIGLFFILFFFSKPYFIWIMARAVTFAVSLVAHPLNLATVYLDYGLIAINNGFNMITMSIDYECSGVIETAAFWALLAFYPMYQAKEKAVLALLGLLWMYVTNVIRLILIVLIVHTFGVDYFFLAHSIIGRIVFYIFAVFFYYKVFTYGYLAKNKKKV; encoded by the coding sequence TTTATCTGTTTTTAAAAGAGCGAATCTTCCAGCTTTTTATTTTATTGTAGGTAGTATAGGGCTATTTTTTATTTTATTTTTCTTTAGCAAACCTTACTTTATTTGGATAATGGCGCGAGCGGTTACGTTTGCTGTTTCTTTGGTCGCGCATCCCTTAAATTTGGCTACTGTATATTTAGATTATGGTTTAATTGCTATTAATAATGGGTTTAACATGATTACAATGTCAATTGACTATGAATGTTCAGGAGTCATAGAAACAGCGGCATTCTGGGCCTTATTGGCGTTCTATCCAATGTATCAAGCTAAAGAAAAAGCTGTGCTAGCTTTACTAGGCCTTTTATGGATGTACGTTACTAATGTTATTAGATTAATTTTGATTGTATTGATTGTTCATACTTTTGGTGTGGATTATTTCTTTTTAGCGCATTCAATTATCGGCCGAATTGTTTTTTATATCTTTGCAGTTTTCTTTTACTACAAAGTATTTACATATGGTTATTTAGCAAAAAATAAAAAGAAGGTGTAA
- a CDS encoding zinc-binding dehydrogenase: MKAAVWHGVKDVRVEDVELKPTKSNEVVVRVAYAGICGSDLHEYLEGPVFIPVDQTDELTGGQAPLTMGHEFSGVIEKVGPDVVNFKVGDHVSVNPTVTKGISSDDLDVYDGYSFIGLSTDGGFTSFVNVPEDNLYHLPEEFSLKLAATIEPTAVAVQAIKEADLRFGEKVVIFGAGPIGVLVAAAAKAAGATKIVAVDLSEVRLKKALAMGATDVINPSQVPDTIAAIKEIIPGGADASFEVAGVQPTFEQAIDATRPRGSVVIVSIFAKPISFNPMQLMNAGVKLTTTIAYSKETFQQTVALVSSGQINVEPVITDIISLDNIVSDGFESLTSDKSQAKILIELNQD, encoded by the coding sequence ATGAAAGCAGCTGTATGGCATGGTGTTAAAGATGTTCGTGTGGAGGATGTTGAACTTAAACCAACAAAATCTAATGAGGTAGTAGTACGTGTTGCTTATGCTGGAATTTGCGGCAGTGATTTACACGAATACCTTGAAGGGCCCGTATTTATTCCCGTTGATCAAACAGATGAATTGACTGGTGGTCAAGCACCATTAACGATGGGACATGAGTTTTCCGGTGTTATCGAAAAAGTAGGTCCCGATGTGGTTAACTTTAAAGTCGGAGATCACGTTTCAGTCAATCCAACTGTGACAAAGGGAATCTCTTCTGATGATTTGGATGTTTACGATGGCTATAGTTTTATTGGTTTAAGCACGGACGGTGGTTTCACATCATTCGTTAATGTACCAGAAGATAACTTATACCATTTACCCGAAGAATTCTCATTGAAATTAGCAGCTACTATTGAACCAACGGCCGTTGCGGTCCAAGCTATCAAAGAAGCTGATCTTCGTTTTGGCGAAAAGGTTGTGATTTTTGGTGCCGGACCAATAGGTGTGTTGGTTGCTGCTGCTGCAAAGGCAGCGGGGGCCACTAAAATCGTGGCTGTAGATTTGTCAGAAGTTCGCTTGAAAAAGGCGCTTGCAATGGGTGCAACAGACGTAATTAATCCAAGTCAAGTACCTGATACTATCGCAGCTATCAAAGAAATTATTCCTGGGGGTGCTGATGCCTCATTTGAAGTTGCCGGGGTACAGCCAACTTTTGAACAGGCAATAGATGCAACACGTCCGCGCGGAAGTGTCGTTATTGTTTCAATTTTTGCAAAGCCAATCAGTTTTAACCCAATGCAATTGATGAATGCAGGCGTTAAGTTGACTACAACAATTGCATATTCAAAAGAGACTTTCCAACAAACTGTTGCCCTTGTTAGCAGTGGACAAATTAACGTAGAGCCAGTTATTACGGATATAATTTCATTAGACAATATTGTTTCTGATGGTTTTGAGTCATTAACAAGCGATAAGTCACAGGCCAAGATTTTGATTGAGTTAAATCAGGATTAA
- the gndA gene encoding NADP-dependent phosphogluconate dehydrogenase, with translation MEQADFGVVGLAVMGRNLALNIESKGYRVAVYNRSRERTDDLVQKHDDKAFIPSYTTKEFVGVIKKPRRILLMVKAGKGTDAVIDELLPHLEKGDMLIDGGNTYFEDTIRRSDKLAQEGINFIGMGVSGGELGALQGPSLMPGGQREAYDLVAPILTQIAAKAPEDGKPTVTYIGPNGAGHYVKMVHNGIEYGDMQLIAESYDILKRVLHLNQEQLSQTFSVWNEGELNSYLVEITADILTRKDDLDTDKPIVDVILDRAGNKGTGKWSSQSALEVGAPQSLITESVYARYISAMKDDRVAASKILKGPEYSFSGDEQSTIEDIRKALYFGKIMSYAQGFDQLRMASEYYDWHLPFGELAQLWRAGAIIRAQFLQRITDAFTTQVDLHNLLLDSYFQRIAEEYQDAARRVVAIAVTAGVPTPSLSAAVAYYDSYRSVVLPANLTQAQRDYFGAHTYERTDKPAGEMYHFPWYDEA, from the coding sequence ATGGAACAAGCAGATTTTGGTGTTGTTGGGTTAGCTGTAATGGGTCGTAACTTAGCGCTTAATATTGAGTCCAAGGGGTATCGAGTTGCTGTTTACAATCGTTCTCGCGAACGAACTGATGATTTAGTCCAAAAACATGACGATAAGGCATTTATTCCAAGCTATACTACAAAGGAATTTGTGGGGGTTATTAAAAAGCCACGCCGAATTTTGCTGATGGTGAAAGCTGGTAAGGGTACGGATGCTGTTATTGACGAATTATTACCACATTTAGAAAAAGGCGATATGTTGATTGATGGTGGTAATACTTACTTTGAAGATACGATACGTCGTTCAGATAAATTAGCGCAAGAAGGCATTAATTTTATTGGTATGGGTGTATCAGGTGGTGAACTAGGTGCTTTGCAAGGACCATCATTAATGCCAGGTGGTCAACGTGAAGCGTATGATTTGGTTGCTCCTATTTTGACACAAATTGCGGCAAAAGCTCCAGAAGATGGTAAACCAACTGTTACGTATATTGGTCCTAATGGTGCAGGACATTATGTCAAGATGGTGCATAATGGTATCGAATATGGTGATATGCAATTGATTGCAGAGTCTTATGATATTTTAAAGCGTGTCTTACATCTCAATCAAGAGCAATTATCTCAAACTTTTTCTGTTTGGAACGAAGGAGAATTGAATTCTTATTTAGTTGAAATAACTGCTGATATTCTAACTCGAAAGGATGATTTAGATACTGACAAGCCAATTGTTGATGTCATCTTAGACCGAGCTGGAAACAAAGGTACAGGTAAGTGGTCTTCCCAATCAGCGCTTGAAGTTGGAGCGCCACAATCGTTAATAACTGAATCAGTTTATGCGCGTTACATATCAGCAATGAAAGATGATCGTGTTGCGGCTTCAAAAATATTGAAAGGACCAGAATATTCGTTTTCTGGTGATGAGCAAAGCACGATAGAGGATATTCGGAAAGCCTTGTATTTTGGAAAAATTATGTCGTATGCACAAGGATTTGATCAACTTCGTATGGCATCAGAGTACTATGATTGGCATTTACCATTTGGAGAACTAGCGCAATTGTGGCGTGCAGGCGCGATTATTCGTGCCCAATTCCTACAACGCATTACAGATGCCTTTACAACACAAGTGGATTTGCATAACTTGCTTTTGGATTCTTACTTCCAACGTATTGCCGAGGAATATCAAGATGCTGCCCGTCGTGTCGTAGCGATAGCTGTTACGGCCGGTGTGCCGACGCCTTCATTGTCTGCTGCTGTGGCTTACTACGATTCGTATCGTTCGGTTGTTTTACCTGCTAATCTTACACAAGCACAACGTGACTATTTTGGCGCTCATACCTATGAAAGAACAGATAAGCCTGCTGGAGAAATGTACCATTTTCCTTGGTATGACGAAGCATGA
- a CDS encoding ECF transporter S component, protein MLEQKNHTKQTTILATIIAFNIALSYLVKIPVPATNGFVNLVEAGIFLAALIGGARSGLIVGSLSGLLLDLLAGYPQWMIFSLMIHGIEGLIVGYFGYKKHIISQVIGLIIGSLIMVIGYMLAGAILYNWATGLASIVGNIAQAVIGLIVALVVLPVFKRLPHVDLEI, encoded by the coding sequence ATGTTAGAACAAAAAAATCATACAAAGCAAACTACTATTTTAGCAACCATCATAGCTTTCAACATTGCATTATCATATCTTGTTAAGATACCTGTCCCAGCGACGAATGGATTTGTTAACTTAGTTGAAGCTGGAATATTTTTAGCGGCCTTAATTGGTGGTGCGCGCAGTGGGTTGATTGTCGGTAGTTTAAGTGGACTGCTGTTAGATTTGCTGGCTGGTTATCCCCAATGGATGATTTTTTCTTTAATGATTCATGGAATAGAGGGCTTAATCGTAGGGTATTTTGGCTATAAGAAACATATTATTAGTCAAGTGATTGGCTTAATTATTGGATCACTGATTATGGTGATTGGGTATATGTTAGCTGGTGCTATTTTGTATAATTGGGCGACAGGGCTGGCCTCAATTGTCGGAAATATTGCACAAGCAGTGATAGGCTTAATCGTTGCATTAGTTGTTTTACCAGTATTTAAACGTCTGCCACATGTTGATCTAGAAATCTAA
- a CDS encoding putative glycosyltransferase, exosortase G system-associated, which translates to MNYVFFSTLSQMGFWITWLLVPILVETVPAISSFLKIFFHTIGHSKSEKSPTFWPFISIIIPVYNSEDTLYECIQSVCQSTYPIDKIQVIVVDNKSKDQSFKAFQSAQNSFPKINMQWMKTEQGKARALNSAIYNSSGTYIINIDSDGILEPNALRNLIKKFESDITISAMTGSILTQKSLIKRTKNVGLKWLQRLEYFEYAQAFMSGRSIESQNNHLYTMSGAFSGFRKDALMKTFMYDVSTVGEDIDITFQVRDKTNGKVVLCADAFFFVDPIESWNKLYMQRQRWQRGQIEVSKKYSGNRLGLKSFFSNFLVRRLIIDHTFMFLKTIWIFASIALLFLNYSPLLLLLSYVAIYLLYVFMSMMVFVNVNMMLKKFSDERKFYFSLFDCIFWIPIYNFILSWIRLIGVINTEYLSAKWTAKNYHEEFKTVGTIVKQDFIKIKGGRKK; encoded by the coding sequence ATGAACTACGTATTTTTTTCAACGTTAAGTCAAATGGGATTCTGGATTACTTGGCTACTGGTTCCTATTTTAGTAGAAACAGTTCCGGCAATCTCATCTTTTCTAAAAATATTCTTTCATACAATTGGTCATTCAAAATCTGAAAAAAGTCCAACTTTTTGGCCTTTTATTTCAATTATTATTCCAGTATACAACTCTGAAGATACACTTTATGAATGCATTCAGTCAGTGTGTCAATCAACCTATCCTATAGATAAAATTCAAGTCATAGTGGTAGATAATAAAAGTAAAGACCAAAGTTTCAAAGCATTTCAATCCGCACAAAATAGTTTTCCAAAAATAAATATGCAGTGGATGAAAACCGAGCAAGGAAAAGCTCGTGCGCTAAACTCTGCGATTTACAATAGCTCAGGTACGTATATTATTAATATTGATAGTGACGGTATTTTAGAGCCTAATGCTTTAAGAAACTTAATCAAAAAGTTTGAAAGTGATATAACCATATCTGCTATGACAGGTAGTATATTGACACAAAAATCTTTGATTAAACGTACTAAAAATGTTGGATTGAAATGGTTGCAACGTTTAGAATATTTTGAGTATGCACAAGCCTTTATGTCAGGCAGGAGTATTGAATCACAAAACAATCATCTATATACCATGTCCGGTGCATTTTCAGGATTCCGAAAAGATGCCTTGATGAAAACCTTTATGTATGACGTCTCAACTGTTGGTGAGGACATTGATATTACTTTTCAAGTTAGAGACAAAACGAATGGAAAAGTCGTTCTTTGCGCAGATGCTTTCTTTTTCGTTGACCCGATTGAAAGTTGGAATAAGCTATATATGCAGCGGCAACGTTGGCAGCGTGGTCAAATTGAAGTATCGAAAAAGTATTCTGGAAATCGTTTAGGATTAAAATCATTTTTCTCAAATTTTTTGGTGAGAAGACTAATCATAGATCATACGTTTATGTTTCTAAAAACAATATGGATTTTCGCAAGCATTGCTCTCTTGTTTTTAAACTATTCACCCTTACTGCTGTTGCTATCATATGTTGCTATTTATCTTCTATATGTTTTCATGAGTATGATGGTTTTTGTTAATGTAAACATGATGTTAAAAAAATTTAGTGACGAGCGTAAATTTTATTTTTCATTATTCGATTGTATATTCTGGATACCTATATATAATTTTATTTTGTCTTGGATACGTTTAATTGGTGTAATTAATACAGAATACCTTTCTGCTAAGTGGACTGCGAAAAATTATCATGAAGAATTCAAGACAGTAGGAACAATTGTTAAACAAGACTTTATTAAAATTAAAGGAGGTAGAAAAAAATGA
- a CDS encoding LD-carboxypeptidase → MATIFPKKLQKDDEIRIISPSSSIKRVGGFEQNLVAKERLEKLGYKVTFGNHIHENDLFYSSSITARVQDLHQAFIDDNVSVVMTTIGGLNSNELLPYIDWEIIRSHPKLFVGYSDITSLHNAIRSQTGLVTYYGPCYSSFKMDELQAYQTDEWIKALCQSDYDLQPSNIWTSDMWFDPNIPRKPMPNAWQVYNSGQATGISTGGNIQTYGLQAGTKFLPAVTKPIIFIEQAEGGEPLEFSRELSQILQIHPDIAGLIIGRFPVENKMSESNLHSILAKFPVLNTIPVVYHVDFGHTQPIFTFPLGGLITVRAQNTGDITIEVLKG, encoded by the coding sequence ATGGCAACAATTTTTCCTAAAAAATTACAAAAGGACGATGAAATAAGAATCATATCGCCGAGCTCTTCAATCAAGCGAGTTGGTGGATTTGAACAAAATTTAGTGGCGAAAGAAAGATTAGAAAAATTAGGGTATAAAGTAACATTCGGAAACCATATACATGAAAATGATCTGTTTTATTCTAGCTCAATTACTGCTCGTGTTCAGGATTTACATCAGGCTTTTATTGATGATAACGTTTCGGTGGTGATGACGACAATTGGTGGTTTAAATTCAAACGAATTATTGCCTTATATTGATTGGGAAATAATTAGAAGCCACCCAAAATTGTTTGTTGGCTATTCGGACATAACAAGCTTACACAATGCAATTCGATCCCAGACAGGATTAGTAACATATTATGGACCATGTTACTCGTCTTTCAAAATGGACGAATTACAGGCGTATCAAACAGATGAATGGATAAAAGCATTATGTCAGTCAGATTATGATTTACAACCAAGCAATATTTGGACAAGTGATATGTGGTTTGACCCCAATATACCAAGAAAGCCAATGCCGAATGCGTGGCAGGTATATAACTCGGGTCAAGCAACGGGAATCAGTACTGGTGGTAACATACAAACGTATGGACTTCAAGCTGGGACAAAGTTTTTGCCTGCCGTCACAAAACCTATTATATTCATTGAACAAGCCGAGGGTGGTGAACCACTTGAATTTTCTAGAGAATTGTCTCAAATACTCCAAATTCACCCAGATATTGCTGGACTAATTATTGGCAGGTTTCCAGTTGAAAATAAAATGTCAGAGTCTAACCTCCACAGCATATTAGCTAAATTTCCTGTTCTCAATACTATTCCAGTAGTTTATCATGTTGATTTTGGTCATACTCAGCCTATATTCACTTTTCCTCTGGGCGGATTAATTACTGTGCGTGCCCAAAACACTGGTGATATTACGATAGAAGTATTAAAAGGATAG